The window TGGAGACCCCCTAATATATCAAGATGTAAAGAGTTTCGATCAGAGGTACGGCTTACCACCGGCAAACTTAAGTGTTTACGCTGTAGGTCCTTACATCCCTGAGGAGGGAATAGCAACGTCTTGGGATATAGAGACGGCTTTAGATGTAGAAGCGGCTCATTCAATGGCTCCCTATGCTAAAATCAATTTAGTGGTCTCCTCCGATAATGGTCCAACACTTTATGCAGCTGTTGATTACGTTGTTACGCAAAAACTAGGAGATGTTGTATCGATGAGCTGGGGTTTATCTGAAAACTTATTTGCTGCTTCAGGCTTTTACTACTTTATAAACGGTCAGCCTTTCCCCAACTATCCATATCTAGACTATTATTTCGCACTAGGAACTGCTGAGGGAATAACTTTCTTTGCGTCATCAGGTGATACTGGTGCTTATGGCAATTCACTGACCACATATGGTGGTGCATCATTCCCTGCTACTTCTCCATTTGTTACAGCCGTTGGCGGTACAACTTTGTATTTAAGCTCTGGAAAAGCCTATGAGACAGCCTGGAGTGTATTACCACAATATTTTGAGTTTGCTGGAACAGTTTCCTCTGGGGGTGGATATAGTACATTTTTCCCGAGACCATGGTACCAAGATGGAGTTGTAAACTCTTCATTTAGAGCTATCCCTGATGTAGCAGCAGATGCCAATCCATATACTGGATATAATATTACAGTTTTGGGCTCTGAAGAAATAATTGGAGGAACTAGTTTAGCCTCACCACTCTGGGCTGGTATGTTAGCTGACATTATTTCTCAGTTAGGTAAACCAATAGGTTTACTTAATCCAATACTCTACTGGATATACAAGAATCCTGTGCTTTACCAAGAGTCATTCCATCAAATAACCCTTGGTTATAACGGAGAATTTTACGCTAAACCAGGATATAATTTAGTTACCGGCTTAGGAACTCCTAATGTCGGAGAACTATTAAATGCTATTCAGCAATACTTAAAGACAAATAATTTAGAAATTTCAGTCACCACAAATGGGACAATCCCATGGTATAACTATAATAGTACTGTAAGTGTAATAGCATACATAACCTATCCAAACGGCACCATAGCGAGTCAAGGAACATTTAGTGCATATATTCAGACTACCAGTGGGACAGTAACAACTATACCCTTATCATTTAATGGTACTGATTGGGTTGGAAGTTTTAATGTACAAGTTGGAATGACACCAAACATATGGTCTATAATTGTCAATGGTTCATCAGTAGGCTTTTCGGGAACTTCGAGTTACGATATAGATGTTGGACAGTCAATAAACATCTTATCTCCAATTCCATTCCCGTATGCTTCTCCTTTGTCACTTAACACACCATTTAGCGTAGTAGCTCAAATATATAATCCAGATGGAACTCCGGCTGTTAACCAATCAGTTAATGTCTACCTACTAAAGAATGGAAAGGTTGTGGAGAGTGCTGTATTAGCTCCAACATCTACACCTGGTGAATATGTTGGTCAATTAGCCCTTATTACTCCTGCTGAACAGGGCACTTATATACTAGTTGTTAACACGTCTTACGGTAGTGCATATACTTATGTTTACTTTGGAAACATCATAGAAGGTGCAGTACTTACCCCAATAAATACTGGATTTCCTGGAGTATCTCCTGGACAGAACATAACACTATTGGCTTTTACCCTCACTCCAGAAGGGACAGGTCAGTTGTCCTCAAATGTGTCAGCATTTATATACAACCAAAATGGGCAACTAGTATCAACAGTTAATTTAACTCAAGCTCCTGAGATAACTCTATTCGGAGTATTCAACTTATTTGGGTTATATTACGCCAACTTCACGATACCTGCAAACTTTACTCCAGGATTTTATAGTGTAATCATTAAATCACAGGCGAGAACAGGAATCGGGGTCAGCACAGGCAAGTTCTTCACTTCTTTTTATGTCTCTCCAGCATCACTCAGTTACAATATAAAAGTGAAAGGAATAGCTTATGAAGGGCAATACATCAAAATATATGCCAACATAACGTATACTAACGGTACTGAGGTGGAATATGGGATATTTAACGCAATTCCGTTGCCTTCATCTATAGCATTTGAGTCTTATTCGGTAGCTACGATTTATTCAGTACCGCTCCAATTCAACTCCACTCTGGGACTCTGGGAGGGAACTTTCCAGATACCTTCAGTCCTTGGGGCAAATTCGTTCTATCAAGGATCTCCGCCCTATACTTTATCTGGACCTTGGACAGTATACGTATCGGGAGTTTCTGCTAATGGTAACCCAATATCTTCAGGCCCAGCTTACTTCAACGTTCTTCCATATACCTACTTAGGTAGTAAAGTGATAATTACTAGTCAAAACTACACAAGTGTGCCGTTACTCTCATCCAATTCTCTGAGTAATGTATATGTAGGTAGTCTAGAACTAATGAATGTTAATATCTCCCTGAATAATGTTGTAGTAGGTAACTTGACAGTGGTTAACTCACAGGTCGGAGTAAGCAGTTCTACATTAAATTCACTTACCGCGATGAACTCTAAATTATCGATAGCCCAATCCACTATTGGTGGTGATCCTAATACTGTAGCGATACAATTATACAACTCCAACCTTACACTAACTTCTGTCAGTATAGAAAACTCAACCTATGCATTTAATCAGGTCAATAGCGATGTGGAATTAAATGGAGTAATCCTGTCAAATGTACAACACATATCTACAATATCGCCTCCCACAATATCTCCTCAATTCGTAAATATAACACAGAAAATAAGTGCACTAAACCTAACTATCTCAGGCTATAACATTAGGATATTACACGTGTTGATAAACGGAATAACTACTACATACTCAGTCATAAGCTCATCTCAAAATTCTACAACCATCTCTATACCCTTCTCCTCATCCACTTTACCATCTGGGCAATATACTATAGTAGTTATGACATATAACGGATTACCATATAATGTCAGCACAACAATATATAACGCCTATCCACAAATATCGCTATCAAGTTCCTTATCCAACGCAACAAGCTCACTATCAAGTAAAATATCAAGCAACGCATCTAGTGTAGCGCTTTATACAAACGTCACAATAGCGTCTCTGGTAATTGCTATAGTATCACTGCTCCTCGTCATATACTTGTTATTAAGAAGGAGGTGAGAAATAAATGAAAGCACTGCTACTCATATTGGTTGTTGCTCTCGGTATAAGCACCACTACTCTTGTGGGGTCAAGTACTTCACAATCCTCCTCTCCGCACTACGGGTTCTATAATGTGGCGATCTACAACATAACTGGATTTCCACAAGGAGTTGATCCTGCATACTATTCCGAAGAGCCCTTCTTCATAAAGAGTAATGTTACACCTATAATAGTCAACGTAGCTCAAAATGTAGTGTTCAATAACACGGGAATCATTCCAAAAGTTGTAACATCATATATTCCTCCAGGTAACTACAGTATGATACTCCTTAACGTATCTATCAGAGAGTACGGAGGAGCTCAGTTTGACAGACCTGTTTACATATTTGCCAATGGTGTACCAATATTCTGGGGATCAACTCAGGAGATTAGAAATAGTACTGCTCAAACTGACGTTACTATGTTTGAAAACTTGCTACAGGGTAATGTGACTTTCCAACTTGTACTAGCGACTTATTACGCAAAAAGTGTTGGTATAGTTGGCCTCTACTCAATGAATGTAACATTATTACTTTACCCAGGTAGTAAGCCTGCCGGGATACCGAATTACTTTATACCTCTGTTTATGAACAGTTTTAACTACTCAAGGGTAGTCCTAAATCCATTAAACGATCAGGTGACCCAAAGTGTAGTAATGCCTAATGGAACATTTAGGTCAGTTCTATTACTCTATTATGAAGGTGGTGGTCTTGATGAGTTCTGGTATACTAACATACCAGCCCCTAGAAATATACTAGTATATTATGACAGCCTTTTGGCAGGAGTAGTGAATCCATATCCTATAATATATACGGGTGGAATAAACTTGTTCTGGTGGAGACCGGTAACCTCT is drawn from Sulfolobus acidocaldarius SUSAZ and contains these coding sequences:
- a CDS encoding peptidase S53: MQVKFLIPIAILLISISGILSLGISSPSNQNTFFNSDTNVKLLPSNTLLTLTFFIPPKNLNMLYYTAEKVANHQITPLTTQQIIKEFSQPNRVTSLINFLESNGFTIYYSSPFAVVATATAGEIDNVFNTELGLFSYNGHVYYKPLTSPSFSLTGIIVGGLDNETAFQPYLMLLNKTTYPAFQFSYLGYGPNALRTAYNVTGTGKNVTIAIIDAFGDPLIYQDVKSFDQRYGLPPANLSVYAVGPYIPEEGIATSWDIETALDVEAAHSMAPYAKINLVVSSDNGPTLYAAVDYVVTQKLGDVVSMSWGLSENLFAASGFYYFINGQPFPNYPYLDYYFALGTAEGITFFASSGDTGAYGNSLTTYGGASFPATSPFVTAVGGTTLYLSSGKAYETAWSVLPQYFEFAGTVSSGGGYSTFFPRPWYQDGVVNSSFRAIPDVAADANPYTGYNITVLGSEEIIGGTSLASPLWAGMLADIISQLGKPIGLLNPILYWIYKNPVLYQESFHQITLGYNGEFYAKPGYNLVTGLGTPNVGELLNAIQQYLKTNNLEISVTTNGTIPWYNYNSTVSVIAYITYPNGTIASQGTFSAYIQTTSGTVTTIPLSFNGTDWVGSFNVQVGMTPNIWSIIVNGSSVGFSGTSSYDIDVGQSINILSPIPFPYASPLSLNTPFSVVAQIYNPDGTPAVNQSVNVYLLKNGKVVESAVLAPTSTPGEYVGQLALITPAEQGTYILVVNTSYGSAYTYVYFGNIIEGAVLTPINTGFPGVSPGQNITLLAFTLTPEGTGQLSSNVSAFIYNQNGQLVSTVNLTQAPEITLFGVFNLFGLYYANFTIPANFTPGFYSVIIKSQARTGIGVSTGKFFTSFYVSPASLSYNIKVKGIAYEGQYIKIYANITYTNGTEVEYGIFNAIPLPSSIAFESYSVATIYSVPLQFNSTLGLWEGTFQIPSVLGANSFYQGSPPYTLSGPWTVYVSGVSANGNPISSGPAYFNVLPYTYLGSKVIITSQNYTSVPLLSSNSLSNVYVGSLELMNVNISLNNVVVGNLTVVNSQVGVSSSTLNSLTAMNSKLSIAQSTIGGDPNTVAIQLYNSNLTLTSVSIENSTYAFNQVNSDVELNGVILSNVQHISTISPPTISPQFVNITQKISALNLTISGYNIRILHVLINGITTTYSVISSSQNSTTISIPFSSSTLPSGQYTIVVMTYNGLPYNVSTTIYNAYPQISLSSSLSNATSSLSSKISSNASSVALYTNVTIASLVIAIVSLLLVIYLLLRRR